One segment of Erigeron canadensis isolate Cc75 chromosome 2, C_canadensis_v1, whole genome shotgun sequence DNA contains the following:
- the LOC122589027 gene encoding uncharacterized protein PAM68-like has translation MKSLCNIELTSQYIISSSKSSAPLLLPKPVKNPSYVPSKTWKIHAKAKGFNRPNLDKQNSMTNVEKRKKQEEADDKIPDVVMGRMITRILFNVGVPLVTGLGLLQMFSVIRDNNLMQIPRWLPFLTTFITLGASTLGIAYGTLSTSWDADNKGSLLGLEEAKKNWVEMWAQDDSENS, from the coding sequence ATGAAATCTCTGTGTAATATAGAGCTAACATCTCAATACATTATATCTTCATCAAAAAGCTCAGCACCATTATTACTTCCCAAACCGGTTAAGAACCCATCATACGTTCCATCAAAAACATGGAAGATTCATGCAAAAGCGAAAGGGTTTAATAGGCCAAATCTAGATAAACAAAATTCAATGACCAATGtcgaaaaaaggaaaaaacaagaagaagcagATGATAAAATACCAGATGTAGTCATGGGAAGAATGATAACTAGGATATTATTCAATGTTGGGGTGCCTTTGGTAACTGGTTTAGGCCTACTTCAAATGTTCAGTGTAATAAGAGACAATAATTTGATGCAAATACCGCGTTGGCTGCCATTTTTGACAACCTTTATCACATTAGGAGCTTCAACACTTGGAATTGCTTATGGCACTTTGTCCACAAGTTGGGATGCTGATAACAAAGGTTCACTTCTTGGGCTTGAAGAAGCTAAGAAGAATTGGGTTGAGATGTGGGCACAAGACGATTCCGAGAACTCTTAA